The following coding sequences are from one Salvia hispanica cultivar TCC Black 2014 chromosome 3, UniMelb_Shisp_WGS_1.0, whole genome shotgun sequence window:
- the LOC125209178 gene encoding uncharacterized protein LOC125209178: MGETTSLTVLRQFCKGIREVFGPEFLRKPTPDECQRLLDMHGAVHNFPGMMGNIDCMHWEWKNCPVAWKGQFTTGFKQKHPSMILEAVADYRLRIWHAYFGVAGSNNDINVLQSSPIFNDECRGEGPEISFVANGTQYRMGYYLADGIYPHWPVFVKTLRQPAAAKRQYFARKQEAARKDVERAFEDEGFAAERWAPEDGASTSHGVASAPIQMGVPRSNEYLIQRFDDIRRTTSHDQLQVDLIEEIWARRGGGVA; the protein is encoded by the exons ATGGGTGAGACGACTAGTCTAACTGTGCTCCGGCAGTTTTGTAAGGGCATTCGGGAAGTCTTTGGTCCGGAGTTCCTACGAAAGCCAACCCCTGATGAGTGCCAGAGACTGCTAGATATGCACGGTGCGGTGCACAATTTCCCAGGCATGATGGGCAACattgattgcatgcattgggagtggaaaaaCTGTCCGGTGGCGTGGAAAGGCCAGTTCACTACCGGTTTCAAGCAGAAACATCCGTCGATGATCCTCGAAGCCGTTGCTGACTACCGTTTGCGGATctggcatgcatatttcggtgttgcaggttcgaacaacgacatcaacgttcTGCAGTCGTCGCCTATCTTCAATGATGAGTGCCGGGGAGAGGGTCCAGAGATCAGTTTTGTAGCAAATGGCACGCAGTATCGCatgggatactatttggcaGATGGAATATACCCTCATTGGCCCGTATTCGTCAAGACACTTCGCCAACCGGCTGCAGCGAAGAGACAATATTTTGCGCGAAAACAAGAGGCCGCTAGGAAAGATGTTGAGCGAgcttttg aagatgaaggatttgcTGCAGAACGTTGGGCGCCGGAAGATGGTGCAAGTACAAGTCACGGCGTTGCATCCGCGCCGATACAGATGGGTGTACCACGTAGTAATGAATATCTGATCCAACGTTTCGATGATATACGCAGGACAACATCACATGACCAACTCCAGGTCGATTTGATTGAAGAGATCTGGGCACGTAGGGGAGGCGGCGTAGCGTGA